The Gemmatimonadota bacterium genome contains a region encoding:
- the uppS gene encoding di-trans,poly-cis-decaprenylcistransferase produces MIMDGNGRWANQRGRPRTAGHLAGARTVRQMVEHARRSEIRVLTLYAFSSDNWSRPQDEVDALMRLFRRHLAAETPKCLENDIRISVVGRRDRLSPELRRSIDAAEDATRECRSLHLRLAVDYSARDTMVRAAASVPPGVSLSREDFSSLLASVNHDDGSAGDVDLLIRTGGEQRLSDFLLWECAYAELYFSRRMWPDFSTADFDAAVEDFRARDRRFGGLSRQVAARA; encoded by the coding sequence ATGATCATGGACGGCAACGGCCGGTGGGCAAACCAGCGCGGTCGTCCGCGGACGGCTGGGCACCTCGCCGGCGCACGGACCGTGCGCCAGATGGTCGAACACGCCAGGCGCTCGGAGATTCGCGTCCTCACCCTGTACGCATTCTCCTCGGACAACTGGAGTCGCCCACAGGACGAGGTCGATGCGCTGATGCGGCTCTTTCGCCGCCACCTGGCCGCCGAGACCCCGAAGTGTCTGGAGAACGACATCCGAATCAGTGTCGTGGGTCGACGCGATCGCCTGTCGCCCGAACTCCGGCGTTCCATCGACGCCGCCGAAGACGCGACCCGGGAGTGCCGGTCCCTCCACCTGCGGCTCGCCGTCGACTACTCGGCGCGCGACACCATGGTCCGGGCCGCTGCATCGGTGCCGCCGGGCGTCTCGCTCAGCCGTGAGGACTTCTCCTCGCTGCTGGCGAGCGTGAATCACGATGACGGTAGCGCGGGGGACGTGGACCTGCTCATTCGCACCGGTGGCGAGCAACGGCTCAGCGACTTCCTGCTCTGGGAGTGCGCCTATGCCGAGCTGTATTTCTCTCGCCGCATGTGGCCGGATTTCAGCACGGCGGACTTTGACGCCGCGGTGGAGGACTTCCGCGCCCGC
- a CDS encoding transcriptional regulator yields the protein MPAPPGAEATSGATAAELDRLIHERIRLGIVSALAVHAEMSFNDLKGVLATTDGNLSVHARKLEEAGYISCTKSFEGRVPRTAFALTATGRAALERYLEHMEAIIKATREARA from the coding sequence CTGCCGGCCCCGCCGGGCGCCGAGGCAACCTCGGGCGCGACCGCGGCCGAGCTGGATCGTCTCATCCACGAACGGATCAGGCTCGGGATCGTCAGTGCGCTGGCGGTCCACGCCGAGATGTCGTTCAACGACCTCAAGGGGGTCCTGGCGACGACGGACGGAAACCTCAGCGTTCACGCCCGGAAGCTCGAGGAGGCGGGGTACATCAGCTGCACAAAGTCTTTTGAGGGGCGCGTGCCACGAACGGCGTTCGCCCTCACGGCGACCGGGCGTGCTGCCCTCGAACGATACCTCGAACACATGGAAGCGATCATCAAGGCGACCCGGGAGGCCCGCGCGTGA